In Notolabrus celidotus isolate fNotCel1 chromosome 22, fNotCel1.pri, whole genome shotgun sequence, one genomic interval encodes:
- the LOC117806657 gene encoding leucine-rich repeat and fibronectin type-III domain-containing protein 2, with protein sequence MDTVVISLLLLGTTVTMVHACPKYCVCQNLSESLGTLCPSKGLLFVPPDIDRRTVELRLGGNFILKISTQDFANMSSLVDLTLSRNTIGTIQPFSFIDLETLRSLHLDTNRLTELGPDDLRGLVNLQHLILNNNQLNRIDKVSFDDSLLTLEDLDLSYNNLRSVPWEAIRKMVNIHQMSLDHNLIYFIAEGTFTDLDKLARLDLTSNRLAKLPPDPIFGRSQSNVVASTPYAPPLSLSFGGNPLHCNCEVLWLRRLEREDDMETCASPASLKGRYFWSVREEEFVCEPPLITQHTHKLLVLEGQTASLRCKAVGDPMPMVHWVAPDDRLISNSSRATVYENGTLDITITTPKDYGTFTCIAANAAGESTASIELSIIQLPHLGNGTNRTTQSKSGLSDITSSTKISKGEPKPLPEKVVSVSEVTAISALIKWTVMKPTPKVKMFQLQYNCSEDEVLIYRMIPTNTRAFVVTNLVPGMQYDLCVLAIWDDKATTLTATNIVGCVQFSTTEEYPQCQSLHSGFLGGTMILVIGGIIVATLLVFIIILMVRYKVTSGIQTNKLPSVSNTYSQTNGGLNRFNGAPPQVKSTVVVMREEMVEFKCGSLQSSLSSSSSSSHSLDSQTGRKANDRYSMQSSECSTLPSSKFRRHGAKARPNLDNLLGAFTALELRGVVRDHQGASGPSSTSTAVTTVAVAPLSDKEPLLGRAESTTMLGRLLGLPQEGKPKRSHSFDMGHVGASQSRSSHPRRISNIWTKRSLSVNGMLLQYDDSEDEKPTFESSEWVMESTV encoded by the exons ATGGACACAGTGGTCATCAGTCTCCTGCTTCTGGGAACCACAGTCACGATGGTCCATGCATGTCCCAAATACTGTGTCTGCCAGAACCTCTCAGAGTCTCTGGGGACTCTGTGCCCCTCCAAAGGCCTGCTGTTTGTCCCACCGGACATCGACCGGCGAACTGTGGAGCTACGACTAGGAGGCAACTTCATCCTCAAGATCTCCACTCAGGACTTTGCAAACATGTCTAGCCTCGTAGATCTCACCTTGTCCCGCAACACCATCGGCACCATCCAGCCTTTCTCCTTTATCGACCTAGAGACCCTGAGATCGCTGCACCTGGACACGAACAGGTTGACTGAGCTTGGACCTGATGACCTTCGAGGGCTTGTCAACCTGCAGCACCTGATCCTCAACAACAATCAGTTGAATCGAATCGACAAAGTGTCCTTTGACGACTCGTTACTGACGTTGGAAGATCTGGATTTGTCATATAACAACTTGCGCAGTGTGCCTTGGGAGGCCATCCGCAAGATGGTCAACATTCATCAGATGAGTTTGGATCATAACCTCATTTACTTCATTGCTGAGGGGACTTTTACAGATTTGGATAAACTGGCCCGTTTGGACCTCACCTCCAACCGTCTCGCGAAGCTCCCTCCGGATCCCATTTTTGGACGCTCTCAGAGTAATGTAGTGGCGAGCACTCCTTATGCTCCTCCGCTCTCGCTAAGCTTTGGTGGAAACCCATTGCACTGCAACTGTGAGGTGCTTTGGCTTCGAAGGCTGGAGCGTGAGGATGATATGGAAACTTGTGCTTCTCCTGCTAGCCTAAAGGGCCGCTACTTTTGGTCTGTTCGTGAGGAGGAGTTTGTTTGTGAGCCCCCTCTGATCACTCAACATACACACAAGTTACTTGTGCTGGAAGGCCAAACAGCTAGCTTACGTTGCAAAGCAGTTGGTGATCCAATGCCCATGGTGCATTGGGTTGCACCTGATGACCGTTTGATCAGCAACTCCTCCCGAGCGACAGTGTATGAGAATGGAACCCTGGACATCACGATCACCACACCCAAGGATTACGGGACCTTCACTTGCATAGCTGCCAATGCTGCCGGGGAATCTACAGCATCCattgagctgtcaatcattcaGCTTCCCCATCTGGGTAATGGTACAAACCGTACCACGCAGTCCAAATCAGGGCTTTCAGACATAACAAGCTCTACCAAGATCAGTAAAGGGGAACCTAAACCTCTGCCGGAGAAGGTGGTGTCTGTTTCAGAAGTGACTGCCATCTCTGCGTTGATTAAGTGGACTGTTATGAAGCCAACTCCAAAGGTCAAAATGTTTCAGCTTCAGTACAATTGTTCTGAGGATGAGGTCCTCATTTACAG gatGATTCCAACGAATACCAGAGCATTCGTCGTCACAAATCTTGTCCCGGGGATGCAGTACGACCTGTGTGTCTTGGCCATCTGGGACGACAAAGCCACAACCCTCACTGCCACCAACATAGTCGGCTGTGTCCAGTTCAGCACCACCGAGGAATACCCGCAGTGCCAGTCTCTCCACAGTGGCTTTCTGGGTGGCACCATGATCCTGGTCATTGGCGGCATCATCGTTGCCACGCTGCTGGtgttcatcatcatcctcatggTGCGGTACAAGGTGACCAGTGGCATCCAGACTAATAAATTACCATCTGTGAGCAACACGTACTCGCAGACTAATGGGGGATTGAACAGGTTCAATGGTGCCCCTCCACAGGTCAAGTCCACTGTGGTGGTCATGCGTGAGGAAATGGTAGAGTTCAAGTGCGGATCCCTCCAGAGCAGcctctcttcatcctcatcctcctctcactcaTTAGACAGCCAAACAGGAAGGAAGGCTAATGACCGCTACAGCATGCAGAGCAGTGAGTGCAGCACGCTGCCCAGCAGCAAGTTCAGGAGGCACGGCGCCAAAGCACGACCAAACCTGGACAACCTTTTAGGGGCCTTCACCGCACTGGAGCTGCGAGGGGTAGTGAGGGACCACCAAGGGGCTTCTggcccctcctccacctctacTGCTGTGACGACGGTGGCTGTGGCTCCTCTGTCTGATAAAGAACCCCTACTTGGGAGGGCTGAGTCCACCACCATGCTGGGACGTCTACTTGGGCTGCCCCAGGAGGGTAAGCCCAAGAGGAGCCACTCGTTTGACATGGGTCATGTGGGGGCCTCACAATCTCGCAGCAGCCACCCTCGCAGGATTAGCAACATCTGGACTAAGCGCAGTCTGTCTGTAAATGGCATGCTGCTGCAGTATGACGACAGTGAGGATGAGAAGCCCACGTTTGAGAGCTCTGAGTGGGTCATGGAAAGCACAGTTTGA